In Vibrio sp. 10N, the following proteins share a genomic window:
- a CDS encoding HI1450 family dsDNA-mimic protein translates to MSELISYDDVIEAAYDIFLEMAPDNLEAADVILFTAQFDDRGAAEIVETGADWVEHVGFDVDESYAEVRIGLVNEENDVLDDVFARLLVSRDPDNKFCHILWKRD, encoded by the coding sequence ATGTCAGAACTAATTTCATACGATGACGTGATTGAAGCGGCATACGATATCTTCCTAGAAATGGCACCAGATAATCTGGAAGCAGCCGACGTGATCCTATTCACTGCGCAGTTTGATGACCGCGGTGCAGCGGAGATTGTTGAGACTGGCGCGGATTGGGTGGAGCACGTTGGCTTTGACGTTGACGAAAGCTATGCAGAAGTACGCATTGGCCTTGTGAACGAAGAAAACGATGTCTTAGATGATGTGTTTGCGCGCTTACTGGTAAGCCGTGATCCTGACAATAAGTTCTGCCATATCCTATGGAAGCGTGATTAA
- a CDS encoding manganese-dependent inorganic pyrophosphatase, which translates to MILVVGHKNPDSDSICGALVAAELLKARGLEAKPVRQGEINRETQHILATAGVDQPELRTSVAGEKVWLVDYTDLAQAPDDINEAEILGIVDHHRLGDVMTVNPLEAWIWPVGCTCTILFNLFKMEQAEITRPLAVLMMSAILSDTVGFASPTCTQKDKDAVLELAQIAGVEDLDAFIKDLLIAKTNIEGLSAAELVEKDLKAYPFNGRDVVVGQVELATLEQVDGMIEALEADLTRRCEEEGLAFAAVMLTDITTAQTRLIYKGEWAEKLVKHEKDGMLMMENTLSRKKQGWPWLQNELV; encoded by the coding sequence ATGATTTTAGTTGTCGGTCATAAAAACCCAGATAGTGATAGCATTTGTGGTGCACTTGTTGCTGCAGAACTTCTAAAAGCTCGCGGTCTTGAAGCGAAGCCAGTTCGTCAAGGCGAGATTAACCGTGAGACGCAACACATTCTTGCAACAGCAGGCGTTGACCAACCAGAACTACGCACAAGCGTTGCTGGTGAAAAAGTTTGGCTAGTAGATTACACCGATCTAGCGCAAGCACCAGACGATATCAACGAAGCAGAAATCCTAGGTATTGTTGACCACCACCGTCTAGGTGATGTGATGACAGTAAACCCTCTTGAAGCTTGGATCTGGCCTGTAGGTTGTACTTGTACCATCCTATTTAACCTATTCAAGATGGAGCAAGCAGAGATCACTCGCCCACTAGCGGTTCTAATGATGTCTGCAATCCTATCTGACACAGTAGGTTTCGCATCTCCAACTTGTACTCAAAAAGACAAAGATGCGGTTCTAGAGCTAGCACAAATCGCTGGTGTTGAAGATCTAGACGCGTTCATCAAAGATCTATTGATCGCTAAAACAAACATCGAAGGTCTATCTGCTGCTGAACTAGTAGAAAAAGATCTTAAAGCTTACCCATTCAACGGTCGCGATGTGGTTGTTGGTCAGGTTGAGCTTGCGACACTTGAGCAAGTTGATGGCATGATCGAAGCGCTAGAAGCTGACCTAACTCGTCGCTGTGAAGAAGAAGGTCTGGCGTTTGCTGCTGTGATGCTTACTGACATCACAACCGCTCAAACTCGTCTAATCTACAAAGGTGAGTGGGCTGAGAAACTGGTTAAGCATGAGAAAGATGGCATGCTGATGATGGAAAATACACTAAGCCGTAAGAAGCAAGGCTGGCCTTGGCTGCAAAACGAGCTCGTGTAA
- the efpL gene encoding elongation factor P-like protein EfpL: protein MPKASELKKGFAIESNGKTLLIKDIEVTTPGGRGGAKIYKLRCTDLATGSRVDERFKSDDTLETVEMNKRNVTFSYVDGDEYIFMDNEDYSQFTFKHDEIEDDLLFINEDTQGVQVILVNGSAVGLELPSSVELVIEETDPSIKGASASARTKPARLSTGLTVQVPEYIATGDRVVINTAERKYMNRA, encoded by the coding sequence ATGCCTAAGGCAAGTGAGCTTAAAAAAGGTTTTGCGATTGAGTCAAATGGCAAAACGTTGCTAATCAAAGATATCGAAGTCACCACTCCAGGTGGCCGTGGCGGTGCAAAGATCTACAAGCTACGTTGTACTGATTTAGCAACAGGCTCAAGAGTTGATGAGCGTTTCAAATCAGATGACACTCTTGAAACGGTAGAAATGAACAAGCGTAACGTGACCTTCTCTTACGTTGATGGCGATGAGTACATCTTCATGGATAACGAAGACTACAGCCAATTCACGTTTAAGCACGATGAAATCGAAGATGATCTACTGTTCATCAATGAAGACACGCAAGGCGTTCAAGTTATCCTAGTAAACGGCAGTGCAGTTGGCCTTGAGCTACCATCGTCTGTTGAGCTAGTGATCGAAGAAACTGACCCTTCAATTAAAGGTGCATCAGCTTCTGCTCGTACTAAGCCAGCTCGTCTATCAACAGGCCTAACTGTGCAAGTACCTGAGTACATCGCAACAGGTGACCGTGTAGTGATCAACACTGCAGAACGTAAATACATGAACCGAGCGTAA
- a CDS encoding DUF2750 domain-containing protein, whose product MALEQHQIDEISRYDEEKRLKYSVKTMVQERQIWILTDEHGCVMLNTEDEDCVPVWPHQELAEQWATGEWDNCKAEAISLNKWHSRWTYGLEDDELAVVVFPNQNEEGVVLFPEEFDFELKKQASKAR is encoded by the coding sequence ATGGCATTAGAACAACATCAAATTGATGAAATCTCTCGTTACGATGAAGAGAAGAGACTGAAGTACAGTGTGAAAACCATGGTGCAAGAACGTCAAATCTGGATTCTGACGGACGAGCACGGTTGCGTGATGCTCAACACCGAAGATGAAGATTGCGTGCCAGTATGGCCACATCAAGAGCTGGCTGAGCAATGGGCCACTGGTGAATGGGATAACTGTAAAGCTGAAGCGATTTCTCTAAACAAATGGCACAGCCGTTGGACATATGGCTTAGAAGACGATGAGCTAGCGGTGGTGGTGTTCCCAAATCAAAATGAGGAAGGCGTTGTGCTATTCCCAGAAGAGTTTGATTTTGAGCTTAAAAAGCAAGCCAGCAAAGCGCGTTAA
- a CDS encoding phosphatase PAP2 family protein, giving the protein MSRLLLLLSTFVFSSFTHASSKEAWDTFSDIGAYGLVGLAAAMPAYQKDWQGVWQAGLSVGSASAIGLIGKHTIDAPRPDGSDNKSFPSNHTANAFASATTLYIRQGWQVGLPAYGVAAMVGVGRVQADKHYWRDVAAGAALGVLTGWVFTDKLDENLQVVPYASSRSAGVSLTYVW; this is encoded by the coding sequence ATGTCGCGACTTTTGTTACTTCTCTCTACCTTTGTGTTCTCCTCTTTTACTCATGCTTCAAGTAAAGAAGCTTGGGATACATTCAGCGACATTGGTGCCTATGGCCTAGTGGGACTTGCAGCGGCAATGCCTGCCTATCAAAAAGATTGGCAAGGTGTTTGGCAAGCTGGTCTCAGCGTGGGCTCGGCTTCTGCTATCGGCCTTATTGGTAAACATACCATTGACGCCCCTCGTCCAGACGGCAGTGATAACAAAAGCTTCCCTTCAAATCACACTGCGAACGCCTTTGCTTCCGCTACAACACTGTATATCCGTCAAGGGTGGCAAGTGGGTCTACCAGCTTATGGAGTAGCCGCTATGGTTGGCGTAGGGCGTGTGCAAGCGGATAAGCACTATTGGCGAGACGTAGCAGCCGGTGCTGCTCTTGGCGTATTGACGGGCTGGGTGTTTACCGACAAGTTAGATGAAAATTTGCAGGTGGTGCCTTATGCTAGCTCTCGTTCGGCTGGCGTGTCGTTGACCTATGTTTGGTAA
- a CDS encoding glycoside hydrolase family 36 protein, with protein MTEYISVLPELDALAINPDIEIKLDSGELTCCYHSVLTRPLSSQTALLRFENQVETRAQLLGDGFQMLCQTAGSPNALVDVGRCPDNNASYRLYPSEAPKRFYNYLVVEQSTGFQLYGFTSCHRFAGYFLIEPTRHGIDVVAYLDGEESEPQYWETNQLESLTVIHGSSLDSVYEQYAQRIANHHPVRNGANQNSPIGWCSWYAYYAEVTKENVIDNTRIMSQQLNDLQWVLLDDGYQAFMGDWLSPSDKFDGGVQSLIAEIRANGKKPAIWLAPFIAQAESEVFQQHPDWFLRHPSGELLKAEDITYGGWRCTPWYILDATHPEVQAHLTRVVKVMREEWGVELFKLDANYWGTLKGCRYQKGATGIEAYRLGMAAINEGAGDALVLGCNAPMWPSLGLVDAMRVSDDVERHVHRFEQIAKETFYRSWQHQRLWLIDPDCATFTSLANQGADRSAYEFHRDVLLAAGGLLLSGDPLPELTPFAKETLARLITRQQQTSRASVFSSLTLNHATLKLSEERRLHCLFHYNDVVSEYTLTTEFPSDWYDFWTGEKLNQEPVQIQIVPISQGLSSRAVVSIVHLPQA; from the coding sequence ATGACTGAGTATATTTCTGTTTTACCAGAGCTAGATGCACTAGCGATCAACCCCGACATTGAAATAAAACTGGATAGCGGCGAGCTGACTTGCTGTTATCACAGCGTACTAACTCGACCTTTGTCTTCTCAAACCGCATTACTGCGCTTTGAAAATCAAGTAGAGACTCGCGCACAGTTATTGGGTGATGGGTTTCAAATGTTGTGCCAAACCGCTGGCTCGCCAAATGCCTTAGTGGATGTGGGTCGTTGTCCTGACAACAATGCCAGCTACCGACTCTACCCATCAGAGGCTCCAAAACGGTTCTACAACTATTTGGTGGTGGAGCAGTCAACTGGCTTTCAGCTTTACGGCTTTACCTCTTGCCATCGCTTCGCGGGTTACTTCCTAATTGAACCTACACGCCATGGAATAGATGTCGTGGCGTACTTGGATGGCGAAGAGAGTGAGCCCCAGTATTGGGAAACCAACCAGCTTGAATCACTGACGGTCATTCATGGTAGTAGCTTAGATAGCGTCTATGAACAGTACGCGCAGCGAATTGCTAACCATCATCCCGTTCGAAATGGTGCAAACCAAAATAGTCCCATCGGCTGGTGCTCTTGGTATGCCTATTACGCTGAGGTGACCAAAGAGAATGTTATCGACAATACACGCATCATGAGCCAACAACTCAATGATCTGCAATGGGTGTTACTCGATGACGGCTATCAGGCGTTTATGGGCGACTGGCTGTCACCTTCAGATAAGTTTGATGGTGGCGTGCAATCACTGATCGCAGAGATCCGTGCTAACGGTAAGAAACCTGCGATCTGGCTGGCGCCATTTATTGCTCAAGCCGAATCGGAGGTTTTTCAGCAGCACCCTGATTGGTTTTTAAGACACCCATCTGGTGAATTGTTGAAAGCGGAAGACATCACCTATGGCGGCTGGCGCTGCACACCTTGGTACATTTTGGATGCGACTCATCCAGAAGTACAAGCACACCTCACTCGTGTTGTTAAAGTCATGCGCGAGGAGTGGGGTGTTGAACTATTTAAGCTGGATGCCAATTACTGGGGGACGTTGAAAGGCTGTCGATATCAAAAAGGAGCGACAGGTATTGAAGCCTATCGTCTTGGTATGGCTGCGATCAATGAAGGGGCAGGCGATGCGCTAGTGCTTGGGTGCAACGCGCCGATGTGGCCATCTTTGGGTTTGGTGGATGCGATGCGTGTTTCTGACGATGTCGAGCGTCACGTTCACCGTTTTGAACAGATAGCCAAAGAGACGTTTTATCGTAGTTGGCAACATCAGCGTTTATGGTTGATTGATCCTGATTGTGCGACGTTCACCTCGCTTGCGAATCAAGGTGCCGATCGCAGTGCGTATGAGTTCCATCGTGATGTCTTGCTTGCTGCTGGTGGTTTATTGCTTTCTGGAGACCCGCTACCAGAGCTGACGCCATTTGCTAAAGAAACATTAGCGCGCCTTATTACTCGACAGCAGCAAACCAGTCGCGCCTCGGTATTCAGTTCACTGACACTTAATCATGCGACGCTTAAACTGTCTGAAGAGCGCCGTTTGCACTGTTTGTTTCACTACAATGACGTGGTGAGTGAGTACACCCTCACCACGGAGTTTCCAAGTGATTGGTATGATTTTTGGACAGGAGAGAAACTCAATCAAGAGCCGGTACAAATACAGATAGTGCCCATAAGCCAAGGCTTAAGTAGCCGAGCTGTTGTGTCGATCGTGCATTTGCCGCAAGCATGA
- a CDS encoding putative manganese transporter, producing the protein MFLVKSPTILNGLNIDQFKPKYKRLVLPVALTALLISSATRDATMNALADAFWAVSCYVAFTLVVYHQVARMMSSKNRVVELYHQSPSYQVLFSSMLGALPGCGGAIIVTTQFVTGRVGFGSVVAVLTATMGDAAFLLIASQPGVGAGMMVLGVIVGAITGLVVNRIHAEDFLRPPSESHVSTMVSRFTSSQSCCSNASSDATPLQNRAINLQGLFWTWLIVPATVIAFAMSFQVDINAVLGISDGSIEWTGAILAVVMMFLWAFTKEIHDYQSTVAEDDKTPTSHPMQKAAQDTHFVSAWVIVAFLAFELSIHFAHIDMAASLCGYGVYMPLVGMLVGLLPGCGPQILVTSLYISGVMPMSAQIANALSNDGDALFPAIALAPKAALAATLYSALPALIVGYSYYGLFEM; encoded by the coding sequence ATGTTTCTGGTGAAAAGTCCCACTATCCTTAATGGTCTCAACATTGACCAGTTTAAACCTAAATACAAGCGCTTAGTGCTGCCCGTTGCACTTACGGCACTGCTTATTAGCAGTGCAACTCGTGACGCCACTATGAATGCCCTCGCCGATGCCTTCTGGGCAGTCTCTTGCTATGTCGCTTTCACTTTGGTTGTGTATCACCAAGTTGCGCGGATGATGTCGAGCAAAAACCGAGTTGTCGAACTCTATCATCAATCCCCTAGCTATCAGGTCTTGTTCTCCTCAATGTTGGGTGCATTGCCAGGTTGCGGCGGGGCAATTATTGTCACCACTCAGTTTGTTACTGGCCGAGTCGGGTTTGGCTCTGTCGTCGCGGTGCTCACAGCAACGATGGGCGATGCCGCCTTCTTACTGATCGCGAGTCAACCTGGGGTTGGTGCAGGTATGATGGTGCTCGGTGTCATCGTTGGCGCGATAACGGGGCTTGTCGTCAACCGCATCCATGCTGAAGATTTCCTAAGACCGCCTTCAGAAAGTCATGTCAGCACAATGGTGAGCCGTTTTACCTCATCCCAGAGCTGCTGCTCAAACGCTAGCAGCGACGCGACTCCGTTACAAAACAGAGCCATCAACTTGCAAGGTCTATTTTGGACCTGGCTCATTGTGCCTGCTACCGTGATAGCGTTTGCAATGTCATTTCAAGTCGATATCAACGCAGTACTTGGTATCTCCGACGGTAGCATTGAATGGACTGGCGCTATTCTCGCGGTCGTGATGATGTTTTTATGGGCATTTACCAAAGAAATCCATGACTATCAAAGTACGGTAGCCGAAGATGACAAAACCCCCACGTCACATCCTATGCAAAAAGCAGCGCAAGATACGCACTTTGTTAGCGCTTGGGTGATTGTTGCATTTCTCGCTTTCGAGCTGTCGATTCACTTCGCGCACATTGATATGGCAGCGTCGCTATGCGGATACGGCGTGTATATGCCATTGGTCGGCATGCTGGTGGGGTTACTTCCTGGCTGCGGGCCGCAAATACTGGTTACCAGTTTATATATTTCTGGTGTCATGCCAATGTCTGCGCAAATCGCCAATGCGCTTTCTAATGATGGTGATGCACTATTTCCGGCTATTGCATTAGCGCCAAAAGCAGCGCTGGCAGCGACCTTATATTCCGCACTACCAGCACTTATTGTTGGATACAGTTACTACGGCTTATTTGAAATGTAA